The following proteins come from a genomic window of Girardinichthys multiradiatus isolate DD_20200921_A chromosome 8, DD_fGirMul_XY1, whole genome shotgun sequence:
- the LOC124872865 gene encoding uncharacterized protein LOC124872865, whose translation MSHNESGDVVVGMPSEKPLLILISHCREMKQQEARLRIITLLLLLSCAALFVFTNCTDLTRAPMAPVSSSAYSAQQNLCPAGDQSTTSTPTTAPSTASPLRIALSSIVESNLIGRPYMNWTVEFGGDDGTYNSDSRAIVIPVTGHYFVYMRFLLHLCETVENEDLKNFRVKLQKWNEGYQQIVDLTEARDSGKCSEERSRTVFMGQLFDLLKGDHLKVLIYEGYELIHKSSFGAFWT comes from the exons ATGAGTCACAATGAGAGTGGAGATGTAGTGGTAGGGATGCCCTCTGAGAAACCTCTACTGATCCTCATCAGTCACTGCCGGGAGATGAAGCAGCAGGAAGCCAGGCTCAGGATCATCACCCTCCTGCTGCTCCTCAGCTGTGCTGCGCTCTTTGTCTTCACCAACTGCACGGATTTAACGAGAGCACCG ATGGCCCCAGTGTCCAGTTCTGCCTACTCCGCACAGCAGAATCTCTGCCCTGCAG GGGACCAATCCACAACCAGTACTCCCACCACCGCTCCTTCCACAGCCAGTCCTCTGCGCATTGCTCTCA GTTCCATTGTTGAATCAAATCTAATTGGTAGACCTTACATGAACTGGACTGTCGAGTTCGGAGGTGACGACGGAACCTACAACAGCGACAGCCGTGCCATTGTGATCCCTGTGACGGGTCATTACTTCGTCTACATGAGGTTTCTGTTACATTTGTGTGAAACGGTGGAGAATGAAGACTTAAAGAACTTCCGTGTGAAGCTGCAAAAGTGGAACGAAGGGTACCAGCAGATTGTGGACCTGACCGAAGCCCGCGACAGTGGGAAGTGCTCGGAGGAAAGGTCCCGGACTGTTTTTATGGGCCAGCTGTTTGATTTGCTGAAAGGAGATCATTTGAAAGTGTTAATATATGAAGGCTACGAACTGATCCACAAATCATCATTTGGTGCCTTTTGGACATAA
- the pip5kl1 gene encoding phosphatidylinositol 4-phosphate 5-kinase-like protein 1, which yields MEMSGAPGMPGRQQQRSGTVKRRRWGGLRQQWKLLGLFEIDQQHEFYSLTSMMKEGLAAAIQTTIDNPLTKDLSDDDFRSEVTQDHKEFSLETFAGPVFASLRGSLGITEEEYQQSLCSENCYLQFISNSKSKADFFLTNDKRFFLKTQNKREIKFLLANLKIYIKHLKNYPHSLLVKFLGVHKIRIPGSRKKYFIVMQSVFYPDDRINARYDIKGCEVSRWTEPAPEGSQIIVVLKDLNFEGQFISLEHQRSWLVQQVEIDTNFLQRLNVLDYSFLLAYQPLHQDERNQSLSFASLIVRTKRSVNPGSSPIYTSVVGVPGAVPDDDTSRPFSESDSGLKLSHDGDTTGSSFSPTCPEHIGPGADTPEIPDFKTQNRRLLPNLKNPLHVIDGPEQRYFIGIIDIFTVYSFKKRLEHLWKSLRHPGRSFSTVSPDAYCLRLCQWVQDHTK from the exons ATGGAGATGTCAGGAGCTCCGGGGATGCCTGGTCGCCAGCAGCAGCGCTCCGGGACCgtgaagaggaggaggtggggAGGTCTGAGGCAGCAGTGGAAACTTCTGGGCCTCTTTGAGATCGATCAGCAGCATGAGTTCTACAGCCTGACCTCCATGATGAAGGAGGGCTTAGCTGCAGCCATCCAGACTACCATCGACAACCCACTGACG AAGGACCTATCAGATGATGATTTCAGATCAGAGGTCACACAGGACCATAAG GAGTTCAGTCTGGAGACGTTTGCTGGCCCGGTGTTTGCCAGCCTGAGGGGATCTTTAGGAATTACAGAAGAGGAATATCAGCAGTCACTGTGCTCGGAAAATTGCTACCTCCAGTTCATCAGCAACTCCAAGAGCAAAGCTGACTTCTTCCTGAC GAATGATAAACGCTTCTTCCTGAAGACCCAGAACAAACGGGAGATTAAATTCCTTCTGGCCAACCTGAAGATCTACATAAAGCATCTGAAGAATTACCCACATTCACTGCTGGTCAAGTTTTTAG gAGTTCACAAGATCCGAATCCCAGGCAGTCGGAAG AAATACTTCATCGTGATGCAAAGCGTGTTTTATCCAGACGATCGCATCAACGCCAG GTACGATATTAAGGGCTGTGAGGTGAGTCGGTGGACCGAACCGGCACCAGAGGGTAGCCAGATCATCGTAGTTCTCAAAGACCTCAACTTTGAAGGACAGTTCATCAGTCTGG AACACCAGAGATCCTGGCTCGTCCAGCAGGTGGAGATCGACACAAACTTCCTCCAGCGGCTCAATGTGTTGGACTACAGCTTCCTGCTGGCCTATCAGCCTCTACACCAAGACGAGCGCAACCAGAGCCTGTCCTTCGCGTCCCTCATCGTCAGAACCAAAAG GTCTGTGAATCCTGGATCCAGCCCCATCTACACCAGCGTAGTTGGAGTTCCAGGAGCAGTTCCAGATGATGATACCTCCAGACCTTTTTCTGAATCAGACTCTGGCTTAAAGTTGTCACATGACGGAGACACAACAGGCAGCAGCTTTTCCCCGACGTGTCCGGAGCACATTGGACCTGGAGCTGACACACCCGAGATTCCAGACTTCAAGACTCAAAACCGTCGCCTGCTGCCAAACCTGAAGAACCCGTTACATGTTATAGACGGACCCGAGCAGCGCTACTTCATTGGTATCATTGACATTTTCACGGTTTATAGTTTTAAGAAGAGGCTGGAGCACCTGTGGAAGAGTCTGAGACATCCTGGGAGATCCTTCTCCACTGTCAGTCCTGATGCGTACTGTCTCCGGCTCTGTCAGTGGGTTCAGGACCACACCAAGTAA